A genomic region of Ovis aries strain OAR_USU_Benz2616 breed Rambouillet chromosome 20, ARS-UI_Ramb_v3.0, whole genome shotgun sequence contains the following coding sequences:
- the LOC101105537 gene encoding thymus-specific serine protease has product MDIGSVPWLGPLLLVSLWASSAPASLLRRLGEHILRFQESSALGLGLGPDSVTLPKEGWLEQPLDPFNASDRRSFLQRYWVNDQHWTSQDGPVFLHLGGEGSLGPGSVMRGHPANLAPIWGALVISLEHRFYGLSIPAEGLDMAQLRFLSSRHALADAASARLTLSRLFNVSSTSPWICFGGSYAGSLAAWARLKFPHLFFASIASSAPVRATLDFSKYNDVVSRSLMNTAIGGSLECRAAASAAFAEVERRLRASRGARAALSVELGACGSLERAEDQAELLGALQALVGGAVQYDGQAGAPLSVRQLCRFLLGDRGNCRGNCSGPAPYRGLRRAVQVVTHGLGQRCLSISRAETVAQLRVTELQVSSVGDRQWLYQTCTEFGYYVTCEVPGCPFSQLPALPSELELCEQVFGLSTSSVAQAVAQTNSYYGGQTPGATQVLFVNGDTDPWHVLSVTQPLGPSEPALLIPSASHCLDMAPERPSDSPGLRLARQKISQQLQTWLGLAKEGQVRGAV; this is encoded by the exons aTGGACATCGGGTCTGTGCCATGGCTGGGCCCTCTGCTGCTGGTTTCCCTCTGGGCATCCTCAGCTCCAG CTTCCCTCCTTCGGCGCCTTGGTGAGCACATCCTGAGGTTTCAGGAGAGCTCAGCCttgggcctggggctgggcccaGATTCTGTGACCCTCCCAAAAGAGGGGTGGTTGGAACAGCCACTGGACCCCTTCAATGCCTCTGACAGACGCTCCTTCCTGCAG CGGTACTGGGTAAATGACCAACATTGGACCAGCCAGGATGGACCTGTATTCCTGCATCTGGGGGGTGAAGGCAGCCTTGGACCTGGTTCAGTGATGAGAG GGCACCCTGCAAATCTGGCCCCAATCTGGGGGGCCCTGGTGATAAGTCTGGAGCATAGATTTTATGGCCTGAGTATACCTGCTGAGGGGCTGGACATGGCCCAGCTCCGCTTCTTGTCCAGCCGCCATGC GCTGGCGGATGCGGCCTCTGCCCGCCTCACACTCTCCCGCCTCTTCAACGTCTCCTCCACCAGCCCCTGGATCTGCTTCGGAGGTTCCTATGCTGGCTCCCTGGCTGCCTGGGCCCGGCTGAAG tttccccatctattttttgCCTCCATCGCCTCTTCCGCTCCGGTGCGGGCCACACTGGATTTCTCCAAGTATAACGAC GTGGTGTCTAGAAGCCTAATGAACACTGCGATTGGCGGATCCCTGGAG TGCCGGGCGGCGGCGTCCGCAGCCTTTGCGGAGGTGGAGCGGCGGCTGCGCGCGAGCCGTGGGGCTCGGGCAGCGCTGAGCGTGGAGCTTGGAGCGTGCGGGTCCCTGGAGCGCGCTGAGGACCAGGCAGAGCTTCTGGGGGCGCTGCAGGCACTCGTGGGAGGTGCGGTGCAGTACGATGGGCAAGCTGGAGCGCCGCTGAGTGTGCGACAGCTCTGCAGATTCCTCCTCGGGGATCGGGGCAACTGCAGGGGCAACTGCAGCGGCCCTGCACCCTACCGCGGGCTTCGTCGGGCAGTGCAG GTTGTCACACACGGCCTGGGTCAGAGGTGTTTAAGCATTTCTCGGGCAGAGACAGTGGCACAGCTGAGGGTCACAGAACTCCAAGTGTCCAGCGTGGGTGACCGGCAGTGGTTGTACCAAACTTGTACCGAGTTCGGCTACT ACGTCACCTGTGAGGTCCCCGGGTGCCCTttctcccagctcccagctctgccctccgAGCTTGAGCTATGTGAACAGGTGTTTGGGCTTTCAACCTCATCTGTAGCCCAGGCTGTGGCCCAGACCAACTCCTATTATGGTGGCCAGACCCCAGGGGCCACCCAAGTGCTGTTTGTTAATG GGGATACAGATCCCTGGCATGTGCTAAGTGTAACACAGCCTTTGGGACCCTCCGAGCCAGCCCTTCTCATCCCTAGTGCCTCTCATTGCTTGGACATGGCACCTGAGAGACCCTCAGATTCCCCTGGCCTCCGCCTTGCGCGACAG AAAATCTCCCAGCAGCTGCAGACCTGGCTTGGGCTGGCAAAGGAGGGCCAGGTTAGGGGTGCTGTCTGA